The stretch of DNA acgagaatgtcatgtgatctgacgaaacctttctgTGATAATGAttgtgtgtataattaccctgttgtcctcatgtctatattgaacacaaggcatagcaTGTCacccttgtctagttcaatattgggcccatagacatttctcctgttatgtaggagggacaaattccatctagatcactcatgtccctcagcatgattcgtggagtacccatcaaccaactttatgaTCATCCTATTACAGCCAACGTTTGAATGGTGATAAAGCACTcaactcctacatctagggtacatagtggtttcaggtcaaagggtggaatacaccactatcactatgagaatatcttatgacacgTTTCATAACTTCTACTATGTAgaattctcatggcgggtcaatccaatataaatattactccttaTATTTATATCTATCACCACTAGGCCACTTGCATTTATTTGATATCTATTATTactgaaatatatttaatattattgtacTAGTTATCTATTattactgaaattttatttaaaaaagtttggagggaattttttttattaaattttattgttatgaaattcaagttaatattttaaattttttatatatgtcgGGTCAATAGTCGTGCGGTCTGACCAGTGACCCACACTGGTCAGACCAGTGAACCAGTGCCTCGACCGGGTCAATCACCGGTCcgggttttaaaacattgctttccaaatctcacttgataattattctctaaatttatgatccggtagaaaaaaaaaatcattgatcaggaaagacataaaaatatttcgtgatgaataatatagtcaacaataattttgatatgatatacttttaaaattgatggtgcttatcaattattgtacataattttaattacaattgttatacttgccatagtggttgaaaatattgccttACACCGAAGGTTTGCGGGTTCGAAttctagtcaagacaaaattgtattattttttaataaaaattgcaagataaaatggagggaaaacagatTAGGAGGGAAAAAATTGTTGAGAAAAAATAGGAAAGCGAAAGaggaaaaaaacaaagagaaatgCTTAATATCCTGAGCAAAATTGCAAAGGTTAGAAAATTCCTTCTTTCTTAAATCAATGCAATAGTTCCATCATAGAAGGCAATTGTATTTAAAATTGGGCAGTATGTATAAGGTACTGTACAAACCCGAAAATCCTTGTCAGGCATtggctaaaaaaaattacttcaaTTCAGCAAAGGTAAAATCGACCCAGTGTTGAAAAGGCTTGTGAGGAGCAATATGATTAATGTTATATGGATATGACAATTCTGTCCCTACTTTTTGTCTTAGATTAATAGTACATGCTTAAAATCCTAATTCACTTTTCCTCTTTTATTTAGcatagggttgggaacaggccaggccaggccttgacaggcctaagcctggcctacgattttttttaggcctgagcctggcctgcggcctatcaaatgttattttttttggcctggcctgagccttttaaaagcctggcctgaccttgtagcctgtttaaaagcatgtgttacattaaagcttctctatatagtttttttaaataggctaaacaggccttaaaaagtttgaatttaaatttttataatttctacaacattaagaaaaagctaataatatgattaacacaataattaaaaactaataaaataacaaatacgattacaaaaaataataattattataaataatatttttttataatatataaataataatattatataaataattattattataaacaggccggcctatcaggcttcgtaggcctttttagaagcctaagtcTGGCCTATTTAcgtaaacaggccgttttcaaagcctaagcctgacatttttaataaccaggccaggccaggcttatacaggccaggccaaaggcccctgtaggccgcctggcctattcccaaccctaattTAGCACCATTATGCctaaaatcttcaaaactcACGCATCAGCATTTTCTATActgtaataaaataatttttgcacacaatttttaacttttgaaaataaaacaatttcgTTTTATGGTATTAGCAAAAAGAGGATCAATGTCAAAATGCTAACAATTGCCGAAGTGCTAAGAAATGACGTTATTACTAACAAAATTTAAGGCCCCTCGAGTGCTAAACGTGTGTCACAAGTTCAAGAGTTCACAGATAATAtggtttttcttcttatttccaaataataacaatatgcGCAGAAGAAAATACAAATCTTGCATATGCTCCAAGAGTTTCCATAAGATGAAATATACATCTCTAGAAATCTGATATAATGAAAGATTAAAAAGCACTGTCTATCCACTGTTAGGAAGGAAGGCTTGTAGAAAGAGCGTGATCAAATGTCGCTTTTTGTTCATTGTTAGATCATACATGCTGACTACatccttttctttctctttttaccTGTCCACATTGTGTATATTTACATCATTGTTTTGAATCATTAATTTCTGAATCTGTGACCATAACAATCTCCATATCTCCATTTTCTGGTCTCACTTTAGCATCCTTGTAATCTTTTGGAAGCACATTACAGTCAATGGTGTACCATATTGGTCTCTCCTCTTGAAACagtctaaaaaaataaattaaaagatcaAATGCATGGTAGGCGCACTAGTAGAGGTAACTGGTAACACAAACTTCACAAAAAGATAAAGATGGGGAGAGAGAGGACTTACGGGTGCTTGCATAGCGTAGGGACATGAACTGTAAGTGCATACTTGCAAGTTGAAATCTCTGTGATTGAACTGATCATTGCTCTGGGTTCAGAACAAACAAACCTCACCTGTGATAATATTATGAAATCAGTATGACGAGGGAAAGAAAACAGAACTAGATTTATGTGACTTCATACCTCAGTCTCTCTTGGTTTATTCGTAAGATCACATGTGGTTCCATTAGTATATTGGTGAGCATGATACCTAAATGAACATGATATATTAAATCCTTGTTCCCATCACACCATATGCAATGCAAGTGAAACCATTCATATTAATAGCTATTTAGGGAAGGTACCTTTGTGAAGCATCCTTTGAGCGGGGATCCTTAAATGTAGAAATGTCAGAAAGATTTTGGTTAAATGCAGCTGTTGCTTCCGAATCATACACACCCAAGACAAACTCCTGGACTACCTGTAACGGAGAAAAATGTACAttgattattgtttattatgtgtaaatatatgattttacaAGATtcagaataaaataaaacaacagaAGCATATAAATGAAACTTCTAAAAGCACTTCAATGACTTCTACTATCAATAATCATCACCAGAACGATTAATGAACCAAAGGCCCAAACCTCATGGAAGCTGTATAAGAATTTAGTCTGGAAACAACAGGGTTTCCCAATATAGAGACCCAGTTGGAGCTCCAAGTCAGCCCATCATATTTCCATACCTTTCTTGTGACAAGGTGGTCTGGATGCTCAGCAAGCCATTTATGATCACCAAATATACCCAATGACTTGGCGATTATCAAAACAATTCATACATAGAGATAAATTCCAGttccaaaacaaaaatcaccCTTGGCTCTgaaggaaaaagaagagaagtAAATAGTTACCTTTTGAAATGATTCCTAAGTTGGAAAGCCAAAGGTTGGTGAATCTAATGGTCAGATTCATTGAACGTAACCAACTGAACagttcaaattcaaacaagTGCCAAATATTTGTTTGGGGGCGTTGGAGGAGTGGGGTGGCACCTAGCAAGGTTGAGTGTTTTATTAGAACACTGGAATATTCTAAGAGGTTCTCGCAATAAGCACTCGGATGGAACTGGCAACTGCCATACTCGACCTTCTCTTAGTTGGAATAGGAAGCTCAACCTACAGCTGTTTCACCTACTAAGCTAAGAGCTGAGAAGGTTAGTGTACTGTACTTGCCCAGTTTGGAGTTCCAAATCAGCACTCCACATTTCCTTTACCTGGCTGGTGACTTCATAACATAGACACCTAGCAAGCCGTCCACAATGACAAAACAAACCCTCAGCTCAGAGATTAACATTAAGGAGGCTGGCCAATCCTCACACTTCCCCATATGGATCCTGCTTCCCAAGATGTATTTATAGAGCAAAACATTTGCAATCTAAAGGACAGATTTCCATGTTCTGAAGTCAATTGGCCTTTTACTCAAGAACAACACAAGAATCGTATTATAAGAGAGAATGATACAAATTTCTTGGGAAGGAACCCAACTTGATTGTGTTGGGGTCCAAAAAGTTTACGCAAATGCACTATTTATGTCTATATAAGTTTGTAAAAAGTGAGAGTCCAAAGCCAATAAGATTGAACCCCGTATGAAGTTCAAACTTTTTTGATAATATGATGAAAATGTTGCTATTCAAATTATAAACTGACCCAACTCTTAGAATGCACCAGCCACGTCAGCAACATTGAATGAATTGATTCAAACTCATTCATGAATGTAATTCCTCTAACAAATCCATCACATTGGGCTACTAACCAAAGGATGGAGCAAATAGAAGTTTGCAAAAACATAATGAAGGGCCAAAACTGAATGCAATCAAGGGGATACCTTGTCATCCTCCAAATGCAGTTGTCGCAACTTCTTTTGATAGCAAAACTCATAAGACCACCAACCTTCTTGCTGCAAAAACACATGACCCAATGTAAATAAGACTTCTAGGAACCAAACtatctttttataaaatttaataaagatTAACATATCACCGGTCAAAGTAAATACAGAGATGAAAATACTAACTCTGAGAAAGCATGGACCCTTCAATATTTCTAACAGTTCATCTGGTGTCTTCTGTTTAACCCTTTTCTCAGTTTCAACAATCATGCTGCTAACATTGTGCTGGATAAGAGGCTTTCCACTTTTTTCCTTTTCCACCTTAGGCAAGTAACATATAAATTTCTGTCCATTTTTATCTGGTACAACTAAAGATTCCTGGTCACCATCCTGTAAATTCAACATTGCAACTTCTTATCAGAAGCCGATATGATAAAGATATACAAAGTTGACTACGACCACACCCAAAGGGACGGATGGGGGACATTCAGTTATATCcataaaaatttgttattgaATTGTCTACTAGGAATAATGACATAGACACGGACACACCACTTGTATGAAAACACcagtattaatttaaaatgaaaaaatataagtgattgaatgtaaccacatgGGTTTATGTCTGGCTCGACACAAACATGCTAACATAAATGAAGTGTCAGTACTAAATAGAtttcagtgttgtcaaatatcgACAAAGCCTGACTTTTTAACAACCACCAGGACATTTTGTGAAGGATGCCTGTGCCATGGCAGATATGGCAGCTTAAAATGGCGGATTTTTGGCTTTCCTCCATGGTTTGCCATCGGCAATCAATAACCCTGATAGATAGTTGTTAAGGTTACAGAATCAAGACAGTCAAGTTAAGAGATATTATGAGATTCACCATTCAAGATGAGAGTTATTTTAGGATCaaacaatcaaatcaaattgtaATTAGTTAGAGGAAATCAAGCAATAATTATAGGAAGCAATGATTAGGATATCAAAACTGCTTCTATATATTGTACCAATATACAATGTGAATAATATAGAAAAACATTAGTTCGTCAATTGTGGCTGGCCATTGAAGCAAAGTATGCAAATCCATCACGAGCTCATGTGATGTCTCTGAAAAATCAACTGCAGCGAAGTCGTAAAGGTTCTCAAACTGTCACTGAATTCTTATTTCAGGTGAAAAGAATCGCTGATGAACTAGCAGTCTTGGATACTGCCATATCTGATGACGACGTCACTCTCTATGTACTTAACGGACTTGGATCTGAATATCGCGACATCGCCGCATCCATCCGTACTAGAGAGCGCTCCTTCACCTTTGAGGAGTTACATAGCCATCTCATTGCACATGAAGAATTCCTGCAGAAAGAAGATGCACCTGCAGATGTTGCTGTTCCAACAGCAAATTTCCATCAGCGAAATGGATCTCGGAATTTCCGTGGACGCGGCTCCTTTCGTCGAGGCAGTCGCCATGGGTCGAACCAACATATGAATCATCTTCCGGAAAATTCATTCCACCCGATGCAGTCAGTCCCACGCCGCCAAAATGCCTCAAATAATCATGGTTCGAATCGGTCCCTCAATCAAGTACCATCAAGGAACCAAGGCCACTTCAACCCACGAGCAAATCGTTCACCTTCATGCTGCCAATTATGTGATTTTTCTGGTCATATAGCCAAGAATTGCCCACAGCTTATGCAATCCAGTCCTGCTGCTAATTATGCCACTACAAATGCAAACTGGATCCTTGACAGTGGCGCTAATCATCACATCACTGCAGACTTGAACAACTTAAGTCTTCACTCCAACTATGAAGGCCCCGACTCAGTCACGATTGGAGACGGCTCAGGTTTAGCCATTTCACACATGGGTTCAACTCATCTCTCTACTCCTTCTACTGCTTTTCATCTTAAAAATGTTTTGTGTGTTCCAAAAGCAAGTCACAATTTAATTTCTGTTGCCAAATTCTGTCAACAAAATAATGTGTATGTTGAGTTTCACCCTTTCTCTTTCTTTGTGAAGGATCTCAAGACAGGGGCAACATTGATGTGCGGTCCAACTAGTGGTGATCTCTACACCCTCCAGCCCTCACTTCCTACTCCACCAACCAACCTTCACGCATCACGGTCCACTAACAACCTTTGGCATGCCCAACTAGGCCACCCTTCGCCCAAGACACTTCACCAAGCTCTCAAGACATTTCTACCTTCAAgttcaaatatttttagtacCAAATGTAACTCGTGTTTCTTGAATAAGAGTCATAAATTACCATTTCATGAATCATCAATAAAAACTTCTATTccatttgaattaattttttctgATGTATGGGGCCCCTCTCCTGTAACCTCTGTTAATGGTTATCGTTATTACCTTATTTTTGTTGATCACTACACTCGTTATTCATGGTTATATccattaaaacaaaaaactgaaGTTGTTACAATCTTTCCTCAATTCCAAAAAACTATTGAAAACTATTTTTCCTTTAAAATTAAATCCATCTACACTGATGGAGGGACAGAATATATCAAAGTAAAATCCTACTTCTCCACACATGGAATATCTCATTTCATCTCTCCACCATACACCCCGGAGCACATCGGACTAGCCGAGCGTAAACACCGACATATTGTTGAAACCGCTCTCACACTATTAAGTCATGCTTCTATTCCCTCAAATTATTGGTGTTATGCATTTCAAGCCTCTATATATCTCATTAATAGAATGCCCACTCCTTTACTTGGTTTCAAATCACCTTTTGAATGTCTTCACAACAAACTCCCATcctataaaaatttcaaagtcTTTGGGTGTCTTTGTTATCCTTGGCTACGTCCATATGCTTCAAACAAATTATCCCCACGTAGTACACCATGTGTTTTCCTTGGTTATTCTACTCAATACCACTCTTACATTTGTCTAGATCGAGCCACTCAAAGGGTGCATCTATCTCGTcatgttgtttttgttgaagATGAGTTCCCTTTCTCCTTGCCAAACCCTCAACCCTCACCTCCATTACTGCCACAAAGTTTTTGGCACCCACTCCCCAATATACTAGCCTACCCACATCAACCTAACACAACCGAAACCATAATTCACACTTCCATGCCACCAATCCCTCCTATTGCAGACCCACAAATCTCCAGCTCATCCCCTCCAACTAGCTCCAATATTACCCATGCCAATTCAACCACACCTCAATCAACCGAACCCACACTTTCAAACTCAAATAACATCCAACATTCACCATCACCCACACATAACTCCTCACCACAAACCACACCACCATTGGAACGCATATCAACGTCATCCTCTGAATCTTTGAGACCCATCACACGATCCATGAATAACATACAAAAGCcgaacaaaaaatatttattggtcACAAAACATCCTTTACCATCATCGCATGAACCTACATGTGTATCACAAGCAATGGCTTCGGCTGAATGGCGTGCCGCCATGGCATCAGAATTCAATGCATTAATGCAACAAGGAACTTGGGATCTTGTCCCTAAAAACACGGCTTCTAATATCATTGGGATGTAAGTGGGTGTTTCGAGTTAAACGACGGCCAGACGGCTCGATTGATAGATACAAGGCACGACTAGTCGCAAAAGGATTTCATCAACGTCCTGGACTAGATTATGATCAAACATTCAGCCCCGTGATTAAACCTTCAACAGTCCGATTGGTTCTTACGTTTGCCATTCAACAACGTTGGCACATTCGCCAGTTGGATGTGAACAATGCGTTCTTGCATGGTAAACTTCAAGAAACTGTATACATGCAACAACCACCAGGATTTCATCATCCAGATTACCTTGACCATGTTTGCAAGCTAAAGAAATCCTTGTATGGCCTAAAACAGGCCCCTCGAGCTTGGTTCACCGCCTTACATTCCTTTTTACTCTCCTACGGGTTTGTCAACTCCAAGTCTGATCCATCATTATTCATCTACCTCAAAGGTGATGTCAAACTCTACACCTtggtatatgttgatgacattttaATTACAGGTAACAACGATCAAGCAATTGTTAAGTGCATTTCAACACTAGCCACTAAGTTTTCAATCAAAGACTTAGGATCCATTCACTTCTTTCTTGGTGTTGAAGTCATTCCTACTACTCAAGGATTATTTCTAAGTCAACACCAATATATTCATGATTTGCTTGATCGCACAAAGATGAAAGATGCAAAGATTGTTCATTCACCAATGTCAACATCCTCTCCTCTTACTAGAAATGATGGTACAAGTGCAGCAAATATTACGGAATACCGAAGCATCATAGGGGCTCTTCAATATTTGTCCATGACAAGACCTGACATAGCCTACACCGTAAATAAGCTTGCACAGTTCATGCAACATCCATCATCAACACACTTCACAGCCTTGAAAAGACTTCTTCGGTATCTCAAAGCCACCATCTTTCATGGACTTCATTTGAAGAATTCTTCTTCCCACAATCTTTACGCATTCAGTGATGCCGATTGGGCTGGAAATCGGGATGACTATACATCCACGTCTGCACATATTACATTCTTTGGTGGGAACCCCATTTCTTGGAAGTCTTTTAAACAAAAAGCTGTTGCAAGATCATCCACGGAGGCCGAATACAGAGCTCTAGCATCTGCGTCCGCAGAAGTTCTATGGCTGTCATCACTTCTCTCTGAGCTTCATGTAAATTTACCCACAATTCCTACcatttactgtgacaatctcGGTGCCACTTACCTCACCGTCAACCCTGTCTTCCATAGTCGCATGAAACACATTGCTATCGACATTCACTTTGTTAGAGATCATGTTCGCAATAATAAGATTCGGGTTCAACATGTTTCCACTAAAGATCAACTTGCAGATTGCCTCACAAAACCCCTGTCCAGGCATCGACATCAAGACCTTCGATTCAAGATAGGAGTATCTGACGGTACCCCTATCTTGCGGGGGCGTGTTAAGGTTACAGAATCAAGACAGTCAAGTTAAGAGATATTATGAGATTCACCATTCAAGATGAGAGTTATTTTAGGATCaaacaatcaaatcaaattgtaATTAGTTAGAGGAAATCAAGCAATAATTATAGGAAGCAATGATTAGGATATCAAAACTGCTTCTATATATTGTACCAATATACAATGTGAATAATATAGAAAAACATTATTTCATATCTGTTTCTTTATAATAGTCAATCTTTTCCTTAATGTAAGTGAACATTTCTAAAACCGCTTAAATTTCCAACCTAACAAAAATGACGAAACCCACTCTTATTCCCAAGCTCTCCGATATCATCAATACACAACACCATTGTTAAACAGGAGTGCCAGCATTCTTTGAGGATCTTAAATAGTAAGGAATCCTTAAAGAGTACCTTGGGGCACTCGTCAGCAAGATCCTTGTTAAAACCATAGTTTGATTCCGAACCAGCATAGATACAACAATATACACAACATTTCAACCATGCTAACATTCAATATTTATCTTgaagtattatttatttaaaaaattaaaaagaaacacCAATATCACATCCCATAAGAAATGGTGCACACAATAACACATAAGAAAGCTTACAGGGTGAAAAGGGGATTCTTCAGGGTGGAATTCGATCTTGTATTTGGGTTCACGAGAGCTGCCACTACTAACACcactaccaccaccaccaccaccaccaaataTACTACCTGTTCAAATTCTTATCATATATTaaactcccaaaataaagaatatt from Trifolium pratense cultivar HEN17-A07 linkage group LG5, ARS_RC_1.1, whole genome shotgun sequence encodes:
- the LOC123884103 gene encoding protein OS-9 homolog codes for the protein MRSLFLLLIALSFSYVFGEQIFPVHIGSIFGGGGGGGSGVSSGSSREPKYKIEFHPEESPFHPDGDQESLVVPDKNGQKFICYLPKVEKEKSGKPLIQHNVSSMIVETEKRVKQKTPDELLEILKGPCFLRQEGWWSYEFCYQKKLRQLHLEDDKVVQEFVLGVYDSEATAAFNQNLSDISTFKDPRSKDASQRYHAHQYTNGTTCDLTNKPRETEVRFVCSEPRAMISSITEISTCKYALTVHVPTLCKHPLFQEERPIWYTIDCNVLPKDYKDAKVRPENGDMEIVMVTDSEINDSKQ